In a genomic window of Helianthus annuus cultivar XRQ/B chromosome 10, HanXRQr2.0-SUNRISE, whole genome shotgun sequence:
- the LOC110884144 gene encoding mediator of RNA polymerase II transcription subunit 33A, protein MAVTVPATTNMWDGVLEMTKSAQIKGVDPLMWAVELSSTLLSAGVSMPSTKVAELLVSHICWSNNVPIAWKFLEKALSIRVVPPMLVLALLSNRVIPSRRSHPAAYRLYLELLKRHIFPLATEVNGSNYHKIMESIDDALHLNQIFGFHSSEPGLVLVEFLFSVVWELLDASLDDENLLELVPEKKSLWPIKSQDMDIDDHNNYGENKVDYHQGLYKMNTITAIEIIGEIFRNKVTFRILHLARRNMPAHWGSFVQHLRLLVGNSTALRNSKDITPEALLQLTSDNRVLLSKECKTSSLQQFHAVMASGSLVSSAGQSYGACRSAIWLPIDLFLEDTMDGFVVATTSAAETLTDLLKAHQAITQASWQDTFLGLWIAALRLVQREGEAADGPIPRLDTCLCLLLCTTTLAVGNIIDEEENTLLEENDHKQMHQGNEMQALGNCRKSLVSSLQQLGDFEGLLIPPSSVTSIANQAAAKAILVASGISVGSGYLDGVSLNDMPNTCAGNLRHLIVEACIARNLLDTSAYLWPGYVKGHSNQIPRNISGQMTGWSTLMKGTPLTSQMMHTLVSTPASSLAEIEKIYGIAINGTEEEKIFAATVLCGASLTRGWNIQEHTGFFIIKLLSPPIPVDYSGNESHLIVYAPLLNVLLMGISTIDCVQIFSLHGLAPHLAAVLMPLCEVFGSCPPAVSWTLPNGEHLSPLSVFSNAFILLLKLWRFHQPPLEHFMGDVTPVGSQLNPELLLLAHNYPQNNQKARRGHFSNLSSTEPIFLDSFPKLTFWYRQHQACIASTLSDLKPGTSVYQIFDALLNMMFRNTKAGQSLSHSASGSSNSCGSIPEDCASRLKLPAWEILEAVPFVLDAALTACAHGNLSPPELITGLRELAIFLPASMATVVSYLSAETTRGLWKPASMNGTDWPSPAASLAMVENNINKILSATGVDVPSLSAGGTIPTLPLPLAALVSLTITYKVDRVSESVLNLAAPALNTLGASCPWPCMAIISALWVQKAKRWTDYLIFSASRTVFHHNSNAVVQLLKMCFKSAIAQPPVFSSGCVGGLLGHGFGSHSSGGIYPVAPGILYLRVHRSVGDVMFMTEEIVSLLMHTVKDIVSTDVPLEKLKKPNGLVMRYGEVSLSAAMTRIKQAASLGASLVWLTGRLNLIQSLLKETLPSWFISGHKSDQIKGDSGGMIGMLMGYALAYFAVLSGAFGWGVEPVSLYCKKRPVILGLHLEFMASALDGKISLGCNKATWRAYVSGFVSLMVTCAPKWAMEVDVAVLKRLSRGLRKWDEEELALTLLEISGVNAMGSAAEMIVESFCLGDCILK, encoded by the exons ATGGCGGTTACCGTTCCGGCCACCACAAACATGTGGGACGGAGTGCTAGAAATGACTAAATCTGCTCAAATTAAAGGCGTTGATCCGTTGATGTGGGCGGTTGAGCTCTCGTCGACGCTATTATCGGCCGGAGTGTCCATGCCGTCAACTAAGGTCGCTGAATTGCTCGTTTCGCACATCTGTTGGTCCAATAATGTGCCGATTGCGTGGAAGTTTCTCGAGAAAGCGCTTTCGATTAGAGTTGTGCCGCCAATGCTTGTTCTCGCGCTACTTTCTAAcag AGTAATCCCAAGTCGAAGAAGCCATCCTGCTGCCTACAGGCTTTATTTAGAGCTCCTTAAAAGACACATTTTTCCATTGGCTACTGAAGTTAACGGTTCAAACTATCACAA GATCATGGAATCTATAGATGATGCTCTTCACCTCAACCAGATATTTGGTTTCCATTCCAGTGAACCTGGGCTTGTTTTGGTTGAATTTTTATTTTCAGTTGTGTGGGAGCTACTTGATGCCTCACTCGACGATGAAAACTTGCTGGAACTAGTACCTGAAAAGAAATCTCTATGGCCAATCAAATCACAAGACATGGACATCGATGATCATAATAATTATGGAgaaaataaagttgattatcacCAGGGGCTATACAAAATGAATACCATAACAGCCATTGAGATAATTGGAGAAATTTTTCGTAATAAAGTAACTTTCAGAATTCTGCACTTGGCACGCCGGAATAT GCCTGCACACTGGGGATCTTTTGTGCAACACTTGAGGCTGCTTGTCGGAAACTCCACGGCTTTAAGAAATTCCAAAGATATTACTCCTGAGGCTCTTTTGCAGTTAACATCTGATAACCGTGTACTACTATCTAAGGAATGTAAAACATCATCTCTGCAACAGTTCCATGCAGTAATGGCTTCTGGATCACTTGTATCATCTGCAGGGCAAAGTTATGGTGCTTGCCGTTCGGCTATTTGGCTTCCAATTGATTTATTTCTTGAAGACACCATGGATGGATTTGTAGTGGCTACTACCAGTGCTGCTGAAACTCTTACCG ATCTCCTGAAAGCCCATCAGGCAATTACTCAGGCCTCTTGGCAGGACACTTTTCTTGGCTTATGGATTGCAGCTTTGCGACTTGTACAAAGG GAAGGGGAAGCTGCCGATGGTCCAATACCTCGCCTTGATACATGTTTATGCCTACTATTATGCACAACAACTCTTGCAGTTGGTAATATTATTGATGAAGAGGAGAACACTTTGCTTGAGGAAAATGATCATAAACAAATGCATCAAGGGAATGAAATGCAGGCTCTTGGAAACTGTCGCAAAAGCCTAGTTTCTAGCTTACAACAATTGGGTGATTTTGAAGGTTTATTGATACCACCATCGTCAGTTACTTCTATAGCAAATCAAGCAGCCGCAAAAGCTATTTTGGTTGCCTCCGGTATATCAGTTGGAAGTGGTTACCTTGATGGTGTTAGCTTAAATGATATGCCAAACACTTGTG CCGGAAACTTGAGGCATCTTATTGTAGAAGCTTGTATTGCAAGGAATCTTTTAGACACATCAGCATATTTATGGCCTGGGTATGTCAAGGGACACAGTAACCAAATACCTCGTAACATTTCTGGTCAAATGACTGGCTGGTCAACATTGATGAAGGGGACTCCTTTGACTTCTCAAATGATGCATACTTTGGTCTCAACACCAGCTTCAAG CTTAGCAGAAATTGAGAAAATATACGGAATTGCAATCAATGGTACAGAAGAAGAGAAGATTTTTGCTGCAACTGTCTTATGTGGAGCATCGCTAACTCGCGGATGGAACATACAG GAACATACCGGATTCTTCATTATTAAGCTGTTATCACCTCCAATTCCTGTGGATTATTCAGGGAATGAAAGCCATTTGATTGTTTATGCTCCCCTTCTCAATGTTCTTCTTATGGGAATATCAACTATCGATTGTGTTCAGATTTTTTCCCTACATGGTTTG GCTCCACATCTTGCTGCTGTATTGATGCCCCTATGTGAGGTGTTTGGATCATGTCCACCGGCAGTTTCATGGACTCTCCCAAACGGGGAACATTTATCGCCCCTTTCTGTGTTCTCAAACGCGTTTATTCTTCTTTTAAAACTATGGAGATTTCACCAGCCACCTCTTGAACATTTCATGGGTGATGTCACTCCTGTAGGATCTCAACTGAATCCCGAGTTACTCTTGCTGGCACACAATTACCCACAAAATAATCAAAAAGCCCGAAGAGGACATTTTAGCAATCTGTCATCCACAGAACCAATATTCTTGGATTCTTTTCCAAAACTAACATTTTGGTACCGACAACACCAAGCGTGTATAGCTTCAACCTTATCTGATCTTAAACCTGGTACTTCTGTGTACCAGATTTTTGACGCGCTTTTGAACATGATGTTTAGAAATACTAAAGCTGGTCAGTCGTTAAGTCATTCTGCATCTGGAAGTAGCAATTCGTGTGGGTCCATACCTGAGGATTGTGCCAGTCGACTTAAACTTCCTGCTTGGGAGATTCTTGAAGCTGTTCCTTTTGTGCTTGATGCTGCTTTGACTGCTTGTGCACATGGAAATTTGTCTCCCCCTGAACTTATTACAG GACTCAGAGAACTTGCTATTTTTCTTCCTGCATCAATGGCAACTGTTGTAAGTTACCTTTCAGCAGAAACAACGCGTGGTCTCTGGAAGCCAGCTTCTATGAACGGGACTGATTGGCCAAGTCCTGCAGCCAGTTTAGCCATGGTCGAGAATAACATCAATAAAATATTGTCCGCCACTGGAGTTGATGTTCCAAGCTTATCTGCAG GGGGAACCATTCCAACTCTTCCTTTACCCCTAGCTGCCCTAGTAAGCCTCACAATAACTTACAAAGTTGACCGGGTCTCTGAATCTGTTCTAAACCTAGCCGCCCCAGCCCTAAACACCCTCGGTGCGAGCTGCCCGTGGCCATGCATGGCCATCATATCTGCACTTTGGGTCCAAAAAGCCAAACGTTGGACCGATTATCTCATTTTCTCCGCCTCACGAACTGTCTTCCACCACAACAGTAACGCGGTGGTCCAGCTTCTTAAGATGTGTTTCAAATCAGCAATCGCCCAACCACCTGTCTTTTCCAGCGGTTGTGTTGGTGGTCTTCTTGGTCACGGGTTCGGCTCCCACAGTTCAGGCGGGATTTATCCTGTGGCCCCTGGTATTCTCTACTTACGGGTTCACCGTAGTGTTGGAGATGTCATGTTCATGACTGAAGAAATTGTGTCATTGTTAATGCATACGGTCAAAGATATTGTGTCTACTGATGTACCGCTTGAAAAACTAAAAAAGCCCAACGGGCTTGTGATGAGATATGGTGAGGTTTCTTTATCTGCAGCCATGACTCGTATCAAACAAGCAGCCTCACTGGGAGCGTCATTAGTTTGGTTAACGGGCCGGTTAAATTTAATACAATCTTTACTTAAAGAAACGTTACCTTCATGGTTTATATCGGGCCATAAATCTGATCAAATTAAAGGTGATTCGGGCGGGATGATCGGGATGCTAATGGGTTATGCTTTAGCATATTTTGCGGTTCTTTCTGGGGCGTTTGGTTGGGGCGTGGAGCCTGTTTCTTTGTATTGTAAAAAACGGCCCGTCATTCTCGGGCTCCACTTGGAGTTCATGGCAAGTGCACTTGACGGGAAGATTTCACTCGGGTGTAATAAAGCCACGTGGAGGGCTTATGTGTCGGGGTTTGTGAGCTTGATGGTGACGTGCGCACCAAAATGGGCAATGGAGGTTGATGTGGCAGTTTTGAAGAGGTTAAGCAGGGGACTACGGAAGTGGGATGAGGAAGAACTGGCTTTGACTTTGCTTGAGATTTCTGGGGTGAATGCCATGGGTTCAGCTGCTGAAATGATTGTTGAATCTTTTTGTTTAGGGGACTGTATTTTGAAGTAG